The region ACCTCGCCCGGCCGGGTGCGGTCGCCCTGCTGCGTGAGGCGCTGGCGCTGATGGAGGGCGTCGACGACGCCCCGCTGCGCGCGACGCTGCTGACTGTGCTGGCCGGGCGGCTGATGGTCGAAGGGGCGCTGAGCGAGGCGATCGACGCGGCCGATCAGGCGCTGCGCCTGGGGAGAGAGACTGGGCTCGATGCAGTGATCTCGGTCGCCGCCAACGTTCTCGGCGCGTCTCACCTGCACCTCAGCGGCGAGGAGGAGTCGATGCGGTTCTACGCGATCTCCCGCGAGCACGCGCGCGAGCACAACGCTGTGCTGCGCTACTCGGTGAACTACTCCGATTCGCTGGCGACGCTCGGCCGGTTCCACGACGCCGTCGAGGCGGCCGAGGCCGGTATCGAGCAGGCGCGGCAGGTGGGAGTGCAGCGCACGACCGGGTCGATCCTCACTCAGAACCTCGTCGAGCCTCTGCTCGAGCTCGGCCGCATCGGGCGCGTCGAAGAGCTGCTCGCGAAGGATTCCGTGGTGCGCACGTATCGCATCTTCCGCGTGTACACGACGGCGTCGCGCCTACGGGCGCTGGTCTGGCGCGGCCGCATCGATGAGGCGGCGTCGCTCTTCGAGGAGTGGCGGCCGGTCATGCAGACCGCCGCGATCACCGAGCGCCAGGTCTGGTACGCGCTGGTCGACATCGAGATGACTCTTGCGATCGGGTCAGGGCGGATGCCGGACGCCGCCACCACGCTGCTGCGAATGATCGACGACGACGGGCCGCATCTCGCGCACGAGGCCCGTCGGCTGCTCGACGGCGGGCTGATCGTCGCCGGGCTGCGCATCGCCGGTGCGCGAGAGCGGGCGGCCGAGGTCTCCGCGCGCGTGCGGGAGGCGTGGCAGTCGCATCGTGCGCGCTGCCCCGAGTGGTCGGTGATGCTCGACGCGCTGCTCGACGGCTCGTCGAATGCGCTGCGCTCGGCCCTCGCGAGCGCAGACCGTCCCGATGGCCCGGCGGTGTTCGCGGCCGCGCTGCGGTTGGAGCGCGCGAGGGCGCTGGTCGCCGAGCGCGGCGATCGTGCGGAGGCGGCTTCGTCTCTCGCCGATGCTGCGGCGATCGCCGACCGCATCGGCCACGCGCGCCTGCAGGCCGAGACCGCCGCGTTCGCCGAGGCGAGCAGGCTGGGCGCGGCACCGGCGCGCGGCGACGGCACCGAGCTGACCGAACGCGAGCGCCAGGTGCTCGAGCTGCTCGCCGAGGGGCTGAGCAACCGCCAGATAGCCGACCGGCTGTTCATCAGCATCAAGACGGTCAGCGTTCATGTGTCGGCGGTGCTGCGCAAGCTCGGCGTCTCATCGCGCACCGAGGCCGCTGCACAGCATCGCGTCGACCCTGCCGATATATTGCATAGGTAGAGTAGGGGCACGCTGGGGAGCGAAAGGGATGCTGTGAACCGCTTTTTTCAGCGGACGGTCGGACTCGTCGTCATCGTCGTCGTGCTCGCTGCGGCTGCGCTGCTCTGGTGGGGCATCGCGGTCACCGATCCGCCTCAGCTCTGGCATCCGGTAGAGGTCTCGCTCGCCGGAGTCTGGCAGCTGTTCTACAGCGCCGACCTGCCCAACGTGGGCGTGATGGCTGTCGCCCTGGCGCTCGCCCTGCTGTTCGTCGCGTTCGTCGTGATCAGCGAGCGCGTCGTCGCGTCGCGGTACCGGCGGGCGGGCGCCGAGGTCACCGAGCTGCCGCTCGCCCCGCGAGTCGTCATGGCTCGCACCCGGGGCGTCTTCGCGGGCGAGGTGACCGTCACCGTGCTCATCCCCGCACACAACGAAGAGGCGTCGCTGCCGCACACGCTCACCTCGCTGCAGCAGCAGACCAGACCGCCGCAGCGTGTGATCGTCGTCGCCGACAACTGCACCGACGGCACGGTCGAGGTCGCCAGACAGCACGGTGCCGACGTGTTCGAGACCGTGGGCAACACGCACAAGAAGGGCGGTGCGCTCAACCAGGCGCTCGCCGACCTGCTGCCCACCCTGGGTGACAACGACACCGTCATGGTGATGGACGCCGACAGCCAGATCGGCGATGGCTTCCTCGCCGCGGCCGCTCATCGCTTCGCCGCCGACCGCGCGCTCATGGCCGTCGGCGGGCTCTTCGAGGGCGAAGAGGGCCACGGGCTGATCGGGCAGTTCCAGCGCAACGAGTACATCCGCTATCAGCGCGAGATCCGCCGTCGGCGCGGTCGGGTGTTCGTGCTCACCGGCACGGCGTCGGTGTTCCGCGCGGTGGCGCTGCGCGAGGTCGCGGCCGCTCGCGGAGAGCATCTTCCCGGCATCCCCGGCGAGGTGTACGACACTCTCGCCCTCACCGAGGACAACGAGCTGACGATCGCGATCAAGTCGCTGGGCGGCCTCACGATCTCCCCGTCCGAGTGCAGCGTGATCACCGAGCTGATGCCCTCCTGGCGGATGCTGTGGGCGCAGCGTCTGCGCTGGCAGCGCGGTGCTCTTGAGAATCTCGGCGCCTACGGCGTCACCCCGCAGACCATGCGCTACTGGGCACAGCAGATCGGCATCGGCTACGGCGTGCTCGCCCTGTTCGCCTACTTCAGCCTTCTGCTGATCATGATCCTCGCGATGGACACCTGGGTGTGGTTCCCGTTCTGGGTCATCATCGGACTGCTGTTCGCCGTCGAACGGGTGGTGACCGCGTGGAAGGGCGGCTGGCGGGCCCGGCTCGTCGCGGTGCTCGTCTTCCCCGAGCTCGTGTACGACTGCTTCCTCAACCTCGCCTTCCTGCGCGGGGTGTTCGAGATCGCCTTCGGGCGCAGCGCGACGTGGAAGCACGTCGACCACACGACCAAGACGGGGGCACGTTCGTGATCCGCACCGGCATCCTGCTGCCTGAATCGATCCTCTACGGCGACTGGTTCGGCGTGCTCGCCACCTTCGTGGCGATCAACACGCTCATCTACGTGGTGCTCGGCCTCATCAAGGTGCTGCCGCAGTGGCAGCGCCGCGGTCACACGGGTGCGAGCCGGCGGTCAGAGACCCGAAGCATCTACCCCGACGCGCCGCTGTAGATCGGCGAGCATCTCGGCGACGCGGTCCACCGCCGTCGGTCTGCCCAGGTGGTACCCCTGGGCCAGGTCGGCGCCGAGCTCGCGCACGGCATCGAGCTGAGTGGCATCCTCCACACCCTCGACGAGGGTTCGGGCCTCGACATCCCGGGCTGCCTCGAGGATGCGATCGAGCTGGTGCCTTCCGTCGGCCTCGGTCAGGGACCGCCAGAAGAGCGCGCGGTCGATCTTCACGATGTCGGGGCGAAGATCGCGGATGCGCTTCTCATCGGCGAAGCCGGCTCCGGCGTCATCGATGAGAAGGAAGCCCCCGAGCTGGTCGACCTGGTCGCGCACAGCCAGGCATTCGCCTGGTTCAGCGCCCTCGAACAGCTCCAGGCCCCACGAGCGGTCGACGCGGCGCAGCACGTCGGCGAGTTCGGGGAACGACATGGTGCGTCCGGAGGCGTTGAGGGTCACGAAACCCTCGGCCGGGAGAGAGGCGGCGGCATCGACCGCCGCCTCGATCAGCTGCAGCTCGAGGTGCTCGCGGCGCCCCTTCTCCTCAGCCACGCGCAGGTGCTCGAGCGGCGAGACGCCGTCGTCGAATCGCGCGAGCGCCTCGAAGCCGACCACGTGCATCCGCCGCACATCG is a window of Microbacterium esteraromaticum DNA encoding:
- a CDS encoding glycosyltransferase encodes the protein MNRFFQRTVGLVVIVVVLAAAALLWWGIAVTDPPQLWHPVEVSLAGVWQLFYSADLPNVGVMAVALALALLFVAFVVISERVVASRYRRAGAEVTELPLAPRVVMARTRGVFAGEVTVTVLIPAHNEEASLPHTLTSLQQQTRPPQRVIVVADNCTDGTVEVARQHGADVFETVGNTHKKGGALNQALADLLPTLGDNDTVMVMDADSQIGDGFLAAAAHRFAADRALMAVGGLFEGEEGHGLIGQFQRNEYIRYQREIRRRRGRVFVLTGTASVFRAVALREVAAARGEHLPGIPGEVYDTLALTEDNELTIAIKSLGGLTISPSECSVITELMPSWRMLWAQRLRWQRGALENLGAYGVTPQTMRYWAQQIGIGYGVLALFAYFSLLLIMILAMDTWVWFPFWVIIGLLFAVERVVTAWKGGWRARLVAVLVFPELVYDCFLNLAFLRGVFEIAFGRSATWKHVDHTTKTGARS
- a CDS encoding EAL domain-containing protein, whose translation is MSFTANAQAHFQPIIDVRRMHVVGFEALARFDDGVSPLEHLRVAEEKGRREHLELQLIEAAVDAAASLPAEGFVTLNASGRTMSFPELADVLRRVDRSWGLELFEGAEPGECLAVRDQVDQLGGFLLIDDAGAGFADEKRIRDLRPDIVKIDRALFWRSLTEADGRHQLDRILEAARDVEARTLVEGVEDATQLDAVRELGADLAQGYHLGRPTAVDRVAEMLADLQRRVGVDASGL